A portion of the Bdellovibrio bacteriovorus genome contains these proteins:
- a CDS encoding branched-chain amino acid aminotransferase encodes MTKINTTLTKNPKNLPPSDKLGFGQYFTDHMFVAKYREGQGWYDAEILPYSPLALDPAASVFHYGQALFEGMKAFRQDSGEIVFFRPEFNYDRLCEGAARLCLEAPPKELFMEGLKKLVEADERWIPNGPNTSLYIRPTLIGSEGFLGVRPSHETIFFIILSPVGSYYAEGAKPVRIWAEETYLRAAPGGLGAVKAGANYASSLKAALAARQKGYAQVLWLDVEHQGIEEVGTMNVFFVMDKEIVTPALNGSILAGGTRGSVIQYLKSKNLPIVERKITITEVIEKIKSGELKEAFGTGTAAVVSPIGVIHYQGKDWDINKGETGPLSTQIFTEITSIQRGTKADPFNWITKLK; translated from the coding sequence ATGACGAAAATCAATACAACCCTGACGAAAAATCCGAAAAATTTACCTCCGTCTGACAAGCTGGGATTTGGGCAGTATTTCACGGACCATATGTTCGTGGCTAAATATCGCGAAGGTCAGGGATGGTATGACGCCGAGATCTTACCCTACAGTCCGTTGGCTTTGGATCCCGCTGCTTCCGTATTTCATTATGGACAAGCTCTTTTTGAAGGTATGAAGGCGTTCCGCCAAGATAGCGGAGAAATCGTATTTTTCCGTCCTGAATTTAACTATGACCGTCTTTGTGAAGGGGCGGCTCGTCTTTGCCTGGAAGCTCCGCCAAAAGAGCTTTTCATGGAAGGTCTGAAAAAACTTGTTGAGGCCGATGAGCGTTGGATTCCGAACGGTCCCAACACATCTCTTTACATCCGCCCGACATTGATTGGTTCTGAGGGTTTCTTGGGCGTGCGTCCTTCGCATGAAACCATTTTCTTTATTATTTTATCTCCCGTGGGTTCTTATTATGCCGAAGGCGCTAAGCCCGTTCGCATTTGGGCAGAGGAAACTTACCTGCGCGCGGCTCCTGGTGGATTGGGGGCGGTGAAGGCCGGTGCCAATTATGCTTCAAGCTTAAAGGCAGCGTTGGCGGCCCGCCAAAAAGGTTACGCGCAGGTTTTATGGTTGGACGTTGAACATCAAGGAATCGAAGAAGTCGGCACCATGAATGTGTTCTTTGTGATGGATAAAGAAATCGTCACGCCCGCGCTTAATGGAAGCATCTTAGCCGGTGGAACGCGTGGATCGGTGATTCAGTATCTAAAATCTAAAAATCTGCCGATTGTTGAAAGAAAAATCACCATCACGGAAGTGATTGAAAAAATCAAAAGCGGGGAGCTTAAAGAAGCTTTCGGCACGGGGACTGCCGCCGTAGTGTCGCCTATCGGAGTGATTCACTACCAAGGTAAAGACTGGGACATCAATAAGGGTGAAACCGGCCCACTTAGCACTCAAATATTTACAGAAATTACATCTATCCAGCGCGGCACAAAGGCCGACCCATTTAACTGGATAACAAAACTGAAATGA
- a CDS encoding citrate synthase, translating to MAEINIYEGALDKGLEGVVACTTKVSFIVGDHLNFRGYTIDDLAANSTFEEVTYLLWNDKLPTAAELEKFSKELHNEMALSPDFIKVLKGIPTDVHPMGWLRTAVSLMAHWDKDANDMSAEANLRKSVRLTAKMTTLLCAFDAIRKGKEPVTPKTDKSIAWNMMYMLGGGVEPKAEHVKVMDTCLILHADHELNCSAFATRVTASSLSDLHSAIVSAIGALKGPLHGGANEQVILMLQKIGNMDKAQQFVKDALNAKEKVMGIGHRVYKNGDPRARILRGMSDKLTKDAGMHHMYEMSTLIDDTMYKEKGLMPNVDFYSATVYFSMGIPTDLFTPIFAASRISGWCAHAFEQYANNRIYRPRGKWAGKEGLKWVPASQR from the coding sequence ATGGCTGAAATCAATATTTATGAAGGCGCTTTGGATAAGGGTCTTGAAGGTGTAGTCGCTTGTACTACGAAAGTTTCTTTTATCGTGGGAGATCACTTAAATTTCCGTGGTTACACGATTGATGATTTAGCGGCCAACTCAACGTTTGAAGAAGTCACTTATCTTCTTTGGAACGACAAGCTGCCCACAGCAGCGGAATTAGAAAAGTTCTCTAAAGAGCTTCACAACGAAATGGCGTTAAGCCCCGATTTTATCAAGGTTCTAAAAGGTATTCCGACGGACGTTCACCCGATGGGTTGGTTGCGCACGGCGGTCTCTTTGATGGCTCACTGGGATAAAGATGCGAATGACATGTCGGCTGAAGCAAACCTTCGCAAGTCAGTTCGTTTGACGGCGAAAATGACTACTTTGCTGTGTGCATTTGATGCCATTCGCAAAGGCAAAGAGCCTGTCACTCCAAAAACGGATAAATCCATCGCTTGGAACATGATGTACATGTTAGGTGGCGGGGTTGAGCCTAAGGCTGAGCACGTCAAAGTTATGGATACATGTTTGATCTTGCACGCGGATCATGAATTGAACTGTTCTGCTTTTGCAACGCGCGTAACTGCGTCTTCATTGTCGGATCTTCATTCAGCGATCGTTTCGGCGATTGGCGCCTTAAAAGGACCTTTGCACGGTGGTGCGAATGAGCAAGTGATCTTGATGTTGCAGAAGATCGGCAACATGGACAAAGCCCAACAATTCGTTAAAGACGCTTTGAATGCGAAAGAAAAAGTCATGGGTATCGGTCACCGCGTTTACAAAAACGGCGACCCTCGTGCACGCATCTTGCGTGGCATGTCTGATAAATTAACTAAAGACGCAGGTATGCACCACATGTACGAAATGTCGACGTTGATCGATGATACTATGTACAAAGAAAAAGGTTTGATGCCGAATGTGGATTTCTATTCAGCGACGGTTTATTTCTCTATGGGTATTCCGACTGATTTATTCACGCCCATCTTTGCGGCGTCTCGTATTTCGGGATGGTGTGCGCATGCGTTTGAACAGTATGCGAACAACCGTATTTACCGCCCGCGCGGTAAATGGGCTGGAAAAGAGGGATTGAAGTGGGTCCCGGCCTCTCAACGCTAA
- a CDS encoding PP2C family protein-serine/threonine phosphatase has translation MADESEYKERISELEHELAVKDAELHRYRLELTKANTALEKLITQVSNELKLAQNLQKLLSPTELPNVQGFDFSTKFLPGSRSGGDYFDIFEHEDKLKFGILISSATGYSLSSLLLSIIIKISSQIEARRGLEAHKVVALLAKEVVPNIQNEDRASLFYGVVDRRSYEIQYCSIGNIDGFLQVYGQEGLVELLPTGPSISKDFNTEPQSKTIQLNPRDRIVIATEGLKMSQNSLGVNWGGHGLSESILRAPKQGVHELRNEILFSNEKYTGKTDPVRDQTLIVTEVKDRVIKLAKT, from the coding sequence ATGGCAGACGAGAGCGAATACAAAGAACGAATTTCTGAACTTGAACATGAGTTGGCGGTTAAAGACGCTGAACTTCATCGCTATCGTTTGGAGTTAACAAAGGCCAACACCGCTTTAGAAAAGCTGATCACGCAGGTGAGTAACGAATTAAAGCTGGCGCAAAATCTGCAAAAACTTTTGTCTCCGACTGAACTTCCCAATGTTCAGGGGTTTGATTTTAGTACCAAGTTTTTACCGGGATCACGCTCTGGCGGAGATTACTTTGATATTTTTGAGCACGAAGATAAATTGAAATTTGGAATTTTGATTTCAAGTGCGACGGGATATTCTTTATCGTCTTTGTTGTTGTCGATCATCATCAAAATTTCCTCACAAATTGAAGCACGCCGGGGCCTAGAGGCTCACAAAGTGGTGGCACTTTTAGCTAAAGAGGTCGTACCAAATATCCAAAATGAGGATCGCGCCAGTTTGTTTTATGGAGTCGTCGATCGACGCAGTTACGAGATACAGTATTGCTCCATCGGAAACATTGATGGCTTTTTACAAGTCTATGGGCAAGAGGGTTTGGTCGAGCTTTTGCCTACGGGTCCGAGTATTTCGAAGGATTTTAACACGGAGCCTCAAAGTAAAACTATCCAGTTAAATCCGCGCGATCGTATTGTGATTGCGACGGAAGGTTTAAAAATGTCGCAGAACTCTCTAGGTGTCAACTGGGGTGGACATGGATTATCCGAGTCTATCTTGAGGGCTCCGAAGCAGGGTGTTCACGAACTGCGAAATGAGATTTTGTTTTCGAATGAGAAATACACCGGAAAGACAGATCCTGTCAGAGATCAGACCTTGATAGTCACGGAAGTTAAAGACCGAGTCATCAAGCTTGCAAAGACATGA